The genomic stretch TGTTGTTCCAGAGTAGGTCTACTACTCCAGGCCAAATACTAAAAATGCTGAATTACGAGTCACAGTCTGTTGCTTCTGATGAGAATGCTCTACTCACTGATCACTTTCTTTAGTGCGCTCATTGCGACCTCTTCAGCCCGAGCCGATGTCACCTTCTGATAGCGCAACGTCGTCTGAATGTGTTGATGCCCCAGCAGCGCCCGCAGCTCCTCAATCCCCATAAGTCCCACCCGCTCAGTAGCAAAGGTATGGCGCAAATCATGAAGCCTGACCCCTTTGAGTAAACCGGCATCCTGCGTCACCTTCTTCCAAGCTTTGTATGCAGAGGTGTAGCTCAGACGACTGATCACCCCCGTCATCGGCTGCTGTGCTGTAAACAAAGCTGCACAATCTAGATGCCGATAGTTGCGAATGTACTTTTCTAGAACATCCTCAGCATCAGGACTATAGAAACACCAGCGCTTCTTGTTTCCCTTACCCACCACCTGAAACTTACGACCGACCAGATCGATCTCTTCAAGATCTAACGACAGGATCTCTGAGATTCTCGCTCCGCTGCGATGCAGCAAAGCAACAAGCGCATGGAGACGCGCATTCGACTTCACTAATTGGTACATCTGCTGCACCTGCTCAGGCGTCAAATACCGAACCAGTTCATCGGTTAACGATTCACCCTGCCTTGCATCCGGCTTCCGCTGCCGTAAATGAGCAATAGGATTATTTCTGAGATACCCCCGCTCAACGGCAAAGTTCAGGAGAGACTGAAGAA from Acaryochloris thomasi RCC1774 encodes the following:
- a CDS encoding tyrosine-type recombinase/integrase, with product MSRLVLATVATEFLARPGYAASTLKSYELSLLPLLQQQGHLPVELLSRGVLEDYLNSLEHLSYTTHRRHQAILQSLLNFAVERGYLRNNPIAHLRQRKPDARQGESLTDELVRYLTPEQVQQMYQLVKSNARLHALVALLHRSGARISEILSLDLEEIDLVGRKFQVVGKGNKKRWCFYSPDAEDVLEKYIRNYRHLDCAALFTAQQPMTGVISRLSYTSAYKAWKKVTQDAGLLKGVRLHDLRHTFATERVGLMGIEELRALLGHQHIQTTLRYQKVTSARAEEVAMSALKKVISE